GATGGTTGCGGAAGATAGACTGGCCAGCACCGAGCACTGAGAGTTGCTAACACTTTGCGCAGTTTCAGCGGTGGCGGTGGTCGAGAGGAATTTACCTCCCGAGTCTTCGGCGAGCTGGATGACACCTGAACTAACGTTGTAGGTCAAAATGCATTGATCTGACGACCACCCTCTCTTACTCCCCGGAGCAACACCGTTCATAATAAAGAGAGAAAACGACTGCCCATCCGTTACACCTCTGGGAACGAAGTAGGTCGCCACAAATACCTGCTCTGAGCCATTACCGAACGACGGAGAAAAAGACACGAGATTAACGCTTTGAGCTCTCAGAGCGATACTCGCACCTAATCCCACAAATAGAAGCGCGAGCACCTGACCTAGCCTCAACCTAGAGCGAAACGATGCGACGCCTACGAGATTGAAACGAATCATGTCGATCCTCCGAGATTCGCGAAAGAACAAGCACGAGTTTGCACGGCTACTGTTTGCTCGTGGGATTCTGGGGCGCACAGGAACTAGTCGCCTCGCTCCCCAGCCAATAGTCAAGCTGATCGTTCGTGCTCCGTTACAAATGATCGGCTTTTACTCCCGCACAGAAATAGCAATGCGACGCGAACATCCACAATCCTGCCAATGACCTCGCTCAGCCATCAAAATGTGTTCTCCCTGCACCCTCAGCCAACCTCTCACTACTGTTTGAGGTAAGCGATCAAGTCCCGCCGCTCTTCTGCCTTGGGAACGCTAAAGCTCATATTGTTGTCCGGAACCATCAAATCGGGATCGCTCAACCACTTCTCCAGGGTCGCATCGTTCCAAGTCACGGCAGAATTTTTCAAGCCCATGGAATAAGTAAATCCCGCAATGATCCCGGCCCTTCTGCCATACACTCCGGCCAACCTCGGTCCCTCCCGGTCGACAGCCATCGCATGGCAGCCTGTGCACCGCTTCTCAAACACTGCTTTACCCCGCACCGCATCGCCATCCCCAGCCAATGTCGCCTCGCTCCCACCCGAACTCTTGCCGAGCATAGACAGCGTTTGCACATCGGCCTTGGAAAGCTTTGCATTCCAGTGCAGCAACCGATACTGCAGCGGAGGCATTTCCCCGCTCTTTGCCTCTTCGAAGATCTTCGCAGTCAAAACCTCCTGCTTATCCGCCGGCATCTGCTCCCAGTATGAGAGGTCCATCTTCTTGCGTGCCTCGATGATGTCGCGCTCGATCAGCCACGATCCTGGAGCGATCCGCGCATATACTGGCCAGCGAGTCTCGCTCGAGTGGCAGTCCGCACACTTGTTCACCAGCACCGCCTTTGCGTCTGCCGGCATAGTCGCACCCTCCAGCAGCGTGCCGAGCCCCTTCGCCGGCTCGACACGCGGATTCCCAAACGGATGAACATACCCCAAAGCAACTACTACGGCTACGGTCAATGCCGCAGCAGTCCACGGGCGCACTAGACAGTCCCCGCCAGGTTCGTGTCGACAATAGCCAGATGAGTATGTCCTCGAACGACCTTGACTTTGGTCACTCCAAGCACACTCTCCAGCTTGCCCGCTGGAACCATCATCGGCCCTGGGTTCGGCGCTGCTCCCGGTGCAGGCTGCGGAAACGCCGTCGCCATTGCCGTGTGGAAGGCCACATTGCCTTCAACCTTTTGCACCACCTGGTGGATGTGACCGTTCAGAACCGTCACCGAACCAAAGGGCTTCAGCATGGCCAGCGCCTGCTCTCCATCCTTCGTGCCCCATCCCCACTTCTCATAGACCATCCACAAAGGAATATGCGCGAAGACCACGATAGGGGTCGAGTGGCTCAACCCGGCCAGGTCAGACTTCAGCCACTTCAATTGGTCATCGCCCATATTCCCCATCGCATCTACTTGCACGCAGTTGTTCAAGCCTACAAAGTGAACCCCTTTGTGGTTGTAGCTGTACCAACCATTGCCCACAGTGCCCTTGCCAAAACGTTGTTTGTACTGCGCACCATCGTCGATATAGTCGTGCTCTCCCGGCACATAGAACACTTCGTTCTTGAACCCTTTAATGACCTGCGACGCGGTATCGAACTCCGCTGCTTTCGAATTCTGCGTGATGTCGCCGGTGTGAAGCATGAAATCGGGGGCCTTCATGCCGGCAGGCACAATATTGGCCCTGTCAATCGCCTTCTTCAGCGTTCCTGTTACATCCGGGTTGGCACCTTTATTGAAACCAATGTGGCTGTCGCTAATCTGCACAAAGGAGAAGTCTTCCACCTTACCAACCCCAGCAGCAGCACCACCCTTCATCGTCTGCGCTAACAACGTCGAAGTTGGCACGCCGCCAGCCATCGACCACAGGAGCCCTGTGCCGGCCCATGCCATACACCCTAAAAAATTGCGCCGATCGATGCCATCTCCCGCGGATCGCGCAGCACCCTGGTCTGCTCGCATTACTTCGTCTTCTTTGAACCGACTCATATCAAGCTCCGTTTGTTTTTGATCGCCAACACCCTCCTAAACTGGCGAGACGCGCGTTTATTCCCGTCCGTCCAAAAAAAAGCGCGAGGAATAATCCGTCATCATTATGGTTAGCAAAGATGTCTGTTTGTCTGCTGTAGCCGAGGGACGGCAAGTCTCGCGCTCATTTCTAGAACGCTGTAAATCCCATGGAATAAATCCGCCTCTCATCTTTAGTTTGAGGAGTGATACAAGACTTCTCTTCAGCCAAGGTTCCGACATGCGTTTTCGCTACCAATCCTTGATATTCGTCTCATGCTGATCCTCACACCATGACCCCTGAAACCGTACACAACGCCCGTTCCTCCATCCCCCGGGCATCCTGCTCGCCTGACTTTGCTATGATCCTCAAAGCTGCTGAGCCTGGTAGTCGTTGGGATCAATCCTGGTCTGGGTCCGCCCCCTGGACCGCAGTCCATAACCCCAGCCAGCTCGAGGCAAACCGCACCATGCTCTCTGAAAACACCCGCAGCGCAGACTTCGAGCGACTCGCGCTTCCTCTCTTCGCATCGCTCTACAACCACGCCTTCTGGCTCACTCATGATCATGCCGAGGCCGAAGATCTCGTGCAGGAGACCTTCTCCAAGGCTCTCCGTGCCTTCGACTCCTTCCAGTCCGGCACCAACTTCAAGGCCTGGGTCTTCCGCATTCTTCGAAACACCTTTCTCACCTCGCGCACTGGCATCGCCGCCTCCCGCACCGTCTACCTCGAAGACAATCCCGAAACACTCGACACCACCAACGCTGGCCCCACCCCGGAAGACACTCTCATTCGTCTCGACAACCAGGCCGCTCTCAACATCGCACTCGATCAGCTTCCGTCACAACTTCGCGAAGTTTTGCTCCTCTGCGACGTTGAAGAGATCAAATACAAAGACATCGCCCTCATCCTCGACGTCCCCATCGGCACGGTTATGTCGCGCGTTTCACGCGCCCGCAGCACCCTCCGTCAACTCTTGCAACCGCAATTTGGGGAATCCCTATGAATCAGATGTCGCAAAACAATCGGTCAATGGAACATCTCAATCCAGACGAGCTCAACGCCTTTATCGACGGCGAACTCTCATCGAGCGAGCAGGACGGAATTCAGCTTCATCTCTCCACCTGCCATGCCTGCACGCTCCGCGTCCTCTCCGCGACACGACTCAAGGCCGCCACCGCCCGCGCCGGGCAACGATTCGCCCCGCCGCCCGAAGCCCTCGCCCGCCTTACCACCCGGCTCCATTCGCACCAAACGCAGACCGCGCAAACGCAACCGAAAACGTTTGCAACCATCTCTCACTTCCGTCCCGCAGTCTGGACAGCCCTCGCTGCGGGTATCCTTCTTACCCTCTCACTCCTCGGTTGGCGTCAGCTGCATCCAATCAACAACCTCGCCGCAGAACTCCTCGACCAGCACCTCGCAACTCTCTCCAACGGAGCGGCCCCACAAGTCATCTCGACCGATCGGCACACCGTTAAACCGTGGTTTCAAGGTCGTCTTCCCTTTAGCTTCAACCTTCCCGACTCCCTGCCGCCCGATACCATCCTAAAAGGAGCCGACCTCACCTACCTCAACGGACAACCGGCCGCACTGCTCCTCTTCACCATTCACAGACATGAAGTCTCCATCTTCCTAACGCAACGATCCACCAGCCCAACCCTCACAACACTGCCCAATACACGTGCAGGTTTCAATCTCCAAACCGCCACCACATCAGACCTGCGTATTGTTGCCGTCAGCGACGTCAATCCCGCCGACCTCGATCTCCTGGTGGCCGCCTTGGTTCATATACAAAAATCCGCGTGATCGAACGAAGTCCCTCTTGGGCACAAACGAAATCCTCCGTATCTAAGCCTCATCGTTTGCAAAATCTCACACAATAGGAGGGGGCGCGGTCGGATATTTAGTACCCTGAGGAATGTACTGGGCTGCAAGCGCGCCAAAGATTCTCACCTGCTCCTCGACCCACGCTGCATCCTTGCCGAGTTCTCTAGCGAGTAAAGATGCGACCTCAGGCGCTATCGCTATTGCGGCACGCGCGTTCAATAGGAGCGCACGAGTGCGCCGCGCTAGTGCATC
This Tunturibacter gelidoferens DNA region includes the following protein-coding sequences:
- a CDS encoding metallophosphoesterase family protein, with translation MSRFKEDEVMRADQGAARSAGDGIDRRNFLGCMAWAGTGLLWSMAGGVPTSTLLAQTMKGGAAAGVGKVEDFSFVQISDSHIGFNKGANPDVTGTLKKAIDRANIVPAGMKAPDFMLHTGDITQNSKAAEFDTASQVIKGFKNEVFYVPGEHDYIDDGAQYKQRFGKGTVGNGWYSYNHKGVHFVGLNNCVQVDAMGNMGDDQLKWLKSDLAGLSHSTPIVVFAHIPLWMVYEKWGWGTKDGEQALAMLKPFGSVTVLNGHIHQVVQKVEGNVAFHTAMATAFPQPAPGAAPNPGPMMVPAGKLESVLGVTKVKVVRGHTHLAIVDTNLAGTV
- a CDS encoding heme-binding domain-containing protein, with product MRPWTAAALTVAVVVALGYVHPFGNPRVEPAKGLGTLLEGATMPADAKAVLVNKCADCHSSETRWPVYARIAPGSWLIERDIIEARKKMDLSYWEQMPADKQEVLTAKIFEEAKSGEMPPLQYRLLHWNAKLSKADVQTLSMLGKSSGGSEATLAGDGDAVRGKAVFEKRCTGCHAMAVDREGPRLAGVYGRRAGIIAGFTYSMGLKNSAVTWNDATLEKWLSDPDLMVPDNNMSFSVPKAEERRDLIAYLKQ
- a CDS encoding RNA polymerase sigma factor, with amino-acid sequence MTPETVHNARSSIPRASCSPDFAMILKAAEPGSRWDQSWSGSAPWTAVHNPSQLEANRTMLSENTRSADFERLALPLFASLYNHAFWLTHDHAEAEDLVQETFSKALRAFDSFQSGTNFKAWVFRILRNTFLTSRTGIAASRTVYLEDNPETLDTTNAGPTPEDTLIRLDNQAALNIALDQLPSQLREVLLLCDVEEIKYKDIALILDVPIGTVMSRVSRARSTLRQLLQPQFGESL
- a CDS encoding anti-sigma factor family protein, which encodes MNQMSQNNRSMEHLNPDELNAFIDGELSSSEQDGIQLHLSTCHACTLRVLSATRLKAATARAGQRFAPPPEALARLTTRLHSHQTQTAQTQPKTFATISHFRPAVWTALAAGILLTLSLLGWRQLHPINNLAAELLDQHLATLSNGAAPQVISTDRHTVKPWFQGRLPFSFNLPDSLPPDTILKGADLTYLNGQPAALLLFTIHRHEVSIFLTQRSTSPTLTTLPNTRAGFNLQTATTSDLRIVAVSDVNPADLDLLVAALVHIQKSA